From Gemmatimonadaceae bacterium, the proteins below share one genomic window:
- a CDS encoding outer membrane protein transport protein → MRSLRSLALAALTLAVVPQLARATDGHLLHGVGAVNSALGGVGIAANSSILGAAYVNPAGLAAFDGTNIELGFELLKPERTVASSFGAMSGSTTSTSDWTPIPAFGFTTKLNDRVVIGLSGLGIGGFGVNYAADPTNPILMPAPNGFGQVYSNFQLMKIAPAVAWSVNDRLRLGVAANINWSSLAVTPMPIAAPDVDPGPDATPGTADDRAYYPSAAASDAVFGFGVQVGLQYDVTPTFSVGLAYTSPQTFSDFEFESQRANPNLPNFGEPRSFSFRMDVPAIYGAGIAWTPNEKLQLGLDAKYITYSSTEGFKDKGYNADFSVQGFGWEDIAVVAAGLEYKLSDRVTLRGGYHYTGNPIPDEQSMFNIPAPAIVQQHVTGGVGFAIRPGVELNIGAYQAFENNIEGAMYRPMAIPGTSVKNTMSETSLLFGFTFRPQR, encoded by the coding sequence ATGCGATCGCTCCGCAGTCTGGCCCTTGCGGCCCTCACGCTTGCCGTCGTGCCGCAACTCGCACGCGCGACGGACGGGCATCTGCTCCACGGCGTCGGTGCCGTGAATTCCGCGCTGGGCGGCGTTGGCATCGCCGCCAACAGCTCGATCCTCGGCGCCGCCTATGTGAACCCCGCCGGTCTCGCCGCCTTCGACGGCACGAACATCGAACTCGGCTTCGAGCTGCTCAAGCCGGAGCGCACGGTTGCCTCGTCGTTCGGCGCAATGAGCGGCTCGACCACCAGCACCAGCGACTGGACGCCGATCCCGGCCTTCGGCTTCACCACCAAGCTCAATGATCGCGTGGTGATCGGACTCAGTGGACTCGGCATCGGCGGCTTCGGCGTGAACTACGCCGCGGACCCGACCAATCCCATCCTGATGCCGGCCCCGAACGGCTTCGGTCAGGTCTATTCGAACTTCCAGCTGATGAAGATCGCACCGGCCGTGGCCTGGTCCGTCAATGATCGCCTGCGCCTCGGCGTCGCCGCGAACATCAACTGGTCGTCGCTGGCCGTGACGCCGATGCCGATTGCCGCGCCCGACGTGGATCCGGGTCCGGACGCCACGCCCGGCACCGCCGATGACCGCGCCTACTATCCGTCGGCGGCCGCCTCGGACGCCGTGTTCGGCTTCGGCGTGCAAGTCGGCCTGCAGTACGACGTGACGCCCACGTTCAGCGTCGGTCTCGCCTACACCTCGCCGCAGACCTTCAGCGACTTCGAGTTCGAGTCGCAACGTGCGAATCCCAACCTGCCGAACTTCGGCGAGCCGCGCAGCTTCAGCTTCCGGATGGACGTGCCTGCCATCTACGGCGCCGGCATCGCCTGGACGCCGAACGAGAAGCTGCAGCTTGGCCTCGACGCCAAGTACATCACGTACTCGAGCACCGAAGGCTTCAAGGACAAGGGCTACAACGCCGACTTCTCGGTGCAGGGCTTCGGCTGGGAGGACATCGCCGTCGTCGCGGCCGGTCTCGAGTACAAGCTGAGCGACCGCGTGACGCTGCGCGGCGGCTACCACTACACGGGCAACCCGATCCCGGACGAGCAGTCGATGTTCAACATCCCGGCGCCGGCCATCGTGCAGCAGCACGTGACGGGCGGCGTCGGCTTCGCGATTCGCCCGGGCGTCGAGCTGAACATCGGCGCCTACCAGGCCTTCGAGAACAACATCGAGGGCGCGATGTACCGCCCGATGGCGATCCCCGGCACGTCGGTGAAGAACACGATGTCCGAGACCTCGCTGCTCTTCGGCTTCACGTTCCGGCCGCAGCGCTGA
- a CDS encoding DUF167 domain-containing protein, with translation MRARTSMRERRYRSAFPSLPSVPLSISPIADGVRVTVHVQPRARRPGVRGLHGDALKVHVAAPPVDGAANAAVIETLAEHFGIAPRAVTIIAGHGARRKLVELLGVTAEAVSAAAGT, from the coding sequence ATGCGCGCACGGACGTCGATGCGCGAGCGGCGCTATCGTTCAGCCTTCCCGTCCCTGCCCAGCGTGCCCCTCTCCATCTCCCCGATCGCCGACGGCGTCCGCGTCACCGTCCACGTCCAGCCGCGTGCCCGGCGGCCGGGCGTTCGCGGCCTACACGGAGACGCGCTCAAGGTGCACGTCGCAGCGCCGCCCGTGGACGGCGCGGCGAACGCCGCCGTGATCGAGACCCTCGCCGAACACTTCGGAATCGCGCCGCGCGCCGTGACCATCATTGCTGGTCACGGCGCGCGTCGAAAGCTCGTGGAACTGCTCGGCGTGACCGCCGAAGCGGTCAGCGCTGCGGCCGGAACGTGA
- a CDS encoding amidase, whose protein sequence is MPRSRLVTAATLAPLLLASFLALPLEAQRFDVMEATIPSLHAALRANRTSCREVVQAYLDRIAAYDKEGPALNAIQNVHPRALAIADSLDASRRAREPMGPLHCVPVVVKDQIETSSMPTTYGSKLFADFTPERDATTVLRLQAAGAIVIAKATMGEFAQRYVSSSAGIIRNAYDRTRNPSGSSGGTASAVAANFGLVGIGEDTGGSIRGPAAVSNLVGLRPTLPLISRFGMMPASPTQDTMGPMTRTVADAARVLEVIAGYDAKDPVTAESYGRVPANYSTALKADALRGVRLGILRTPRDSAQRARDPEGFAAFDSLFTAAVADLRALGAEIVDSLDIPVLRQRGGGGNDYETEAATNAYLAEHPNAPVKTLADILTSGEVVPWRARSLYGSAGQSTNDIGYLAVMKRREAVRTGVLQAMADQRLDAIIYLTFDAPATVIAEDVMTNPRPTDGYGLGDNRGLSPTLAYPALTVPAGFAPNGMPAGLEFLGRPYSEQQLLAFGFAYEQRSKHRRAAPTAPALARSGR, encoded by the coding sequence ATGCCTCGCTCCCGACTAGTCACTGCCGCCACGCTCGCGCCGCTGCTTCTGGCGAGTTTCCTCGCGCTCCCACTCGAGGCGCAGCGATTCGACGTGATGGAAGCCACCATCCCCTCGCTTCACGCTGCGCTTCGTGCCAATCGCACGAGCTGCCGCGAGGTCGTGCAGGCGTATCTCGATCGCATTGCGGCGTACGACAAGGAAGGCCCTGCGCTCAACGCCATCCAGAACGTGCATCCGCGGGCCCTGGCCATCGCCGACTCGCTCGACGCCTCACGCCGCGCCCGCGAGCCGATGGGGCCGCTGCACTGCGTGCCCGTCGTCGTGAAGGACCAAATCGAGACCTCCTCGATGCCGACGACCTACGGCTCGAAGCTCTTCGCCGACTTCACGCCCGAGCGTGATGCGACCACGGTGCTGCGACTGCAGGCCGCCGGCGCAATCGTGATCGCCAAGGCGACGATGGGCGAGTTTGCACAGCGTTACGTGAGCTCGTCGGCTGGCATCATCCGCAACGCCTACGACCGCACACGGAACCCCAGCGGCTCCTCGGGCGGCACGGCCAGCGCGGTCGCCGCCAACTTCGGCCTCGTCGGCATCGGCGAGGACACGGGCGGATCCATCCGCGGCCCCGCAGCGGTGAGCAACCTCGTGGGCCTGCGTCCCACGCTGCCCCTGATCAGCCGCTTCGGGATGATGCCCGCGAGCCCCACGCAGGACACGATGGGCCCGATGACGCGCACGGTCGCCGATGCGGCACGCGTGCTTGAAGTCATTGCCGGCTACGACGCCAAGGATCCGGTCACCGCAGAGTCGTACGGACGGGTGCCAGCCAACTACTCCACCGCGCTCAAGGCCGATGCACTCCGCGGCGTGCGACTGGGCATCCTCCGCACACCGCGCGATTCCGCGCAGCGTGCGCGGGACCCGGAGGGATTCGCGGCGTTCGACTCCCTCTTCACTGCAGCCGTCGCCGACCTCCGCGCCCTCGGCGCCGAGATCGTGGACTCGCTCGACATCCCCGTGCTGCGTCAACGCGGTGGTGGTGGCAACGACTACGAGACCGAGGCGGCCACGAACGCGTATCTCGCCGAGCATCCGAACGCGCCGGTGAAGACGCTGGCGGACATCCTCACCAGCGGTGAGGTCGTGCCCTGGCGTGCCCGCAGCCTTTACGGTTCCGCTGGGCAGAGCACGAACGACATTGGCTATCTGGCGGTGATGAAGCGCCGCGAGGCCGTGCGCACCGGAGTGCTGCAGGCGATGGCCGACCAACGGCTCGACGCGATCATCTACCTGACCTTCGACGCGCCGGCCACGGTCATCGCCGAGGACGTGATGACGAATCCGCGGCCGACCGACGGCTACGGTCTTGGCGACAATCGCGGGTTGAGCCCGACGCTTGCGTATCCGGCACTCACGGTGCCGGCTGGCTTCGCACCGAACGGCATGCCGGCAGGGCTCGAGTTCCTGGGTCGGCCGTACAGCGAACAGCAACTCCTCGCGTTCGGCTTCGCCTACGAGCAGCGGTCGAAGCATCGGCGTGCCGCGCCGACGGCGCCGGCACTCGCGCGCTCGGGTCGCTGA
- a CDS encoding serine/threonine-protein kinase, translated as MDRLAAAVADRYRLEKQLGQGGMATVYLAQDLKHERKVAIKVLKPELAAVLGAERFVTEIKTTAALQHPHILPLFDSGEAAGFLFYVMPFIQGETLRDRLNRETQLDVDEALRITRDVADALDYAHRQGVIHRDIKPENILLHDGRPMVADFGIALAVSAAAGGRMTETGLSLGTPHYMSPEQATAEKEITGRSDIYSLASVCYEMLAGQPPHLGGSAQQIVMKIIAETAQPVTALRRTVPAHVSAALAKALEKLPADRFATAKAFADALADEHFTTRTTAGTATASRSADNRLVMVLGAALVLAVAFGIWGAMRPGATPQPSAYAVALPNNAQPTPNGFVVLSPDASRIIYLGPSENGRAERKLWMKRRDAVAPVAITDTDAANAAAISPDGKQLAYVTGDFIRRMAVDGRTSSIVATGVANVPYSVSWQDDTTLVYIGGSGQSLMRVGQSGGTPATLMRSDSLQFWGVSSLPGRRGILMMGCLAPCDRSDVWILDADGENPQVLAEDRRIAVYLEGGALLSVNRSAVATVQPLDLRSRTVNGPEVAVMDSIAIVGSTVYLAVSRNGTLVTRRGSNSQMSELELAFFDRRGREERPDTSFTFRVTQFAGDHGWSLSPDGRRLAIGLNTGSGDDVWVKSLPRGPAQRITFSTQAERRPRWSPDGRYVTYVMDDGIHMRRADGTGGDSLLIAERLNEGAISPDGKWLVLRRGALGAVSGGRDIYGVRLDGDTTRVPLIVTPYDENAFMISPDGRWIAYESDETGRQEIFVRPFPETRENKVQVSVDGAITPAWSRDGRELYFVRARDNVMMAARVQPGPEFRTAAAESLFVLPQATSNLLRSWYTPYDVMADGRFILVRAGTQVEYLSSRPIEVFENWWDPKTAALRR; from the coding sequence ATGGACCGTCTCGCTGCCGCCGTGGCGGACCGCTACCGCCTCGAGAAGCAGCTTGGGCAGGGCGGGATGGCCACCGTGTACCTCGCGCAGGACCTGAAGCACGAGCGCAAGGTCGCCATCAAGGTGCTCAAGCCGGAACTCGCCGCCGTGCTCGGCGCCGAGCGCTTCGTGACCGAGATCAAGACAACGGCGGCGCTGCAGCATCCGCACATCCTGCCGCTCTTCGATTCAGGCGAGGCCGCGGGCTTTCTGTTCTACGTGATGCCCTTCATCCAGGGCGAAACGCTGCGCGACCGGCTGAATCGCGAGACGCAGCTGGATGTGGACGAGGCGCTGCGCATCACGCGCGACGTGGCCGACGCCCTCGACTACGCGCATCGGCAAGGTGTGATCCATCGCGACATCAAGCCGGAGAACATCCTGCTGCACGACGGCCGCCCGATGGTGGCGGACTTCGGCATCGCACTCGCGGTGAGCGCCGCCGCCGGCGGCCGGATGACGGAGACGGGGCTATCGCTCGGCACGCCGCACTACATGAGCCCCGAGCAGGCCACGGCCGAGAAGGAGATCACCGGGCGCAGCGACATCTACTCGCTGGCCAGCGTCTGCTACGAGATGCTCGCTGGCCAGCCGCCGCACCTCGGCGGCTCGGCGCAGCAGATCGTGATGAAGATCATCGCCGAGACGGCGCAACCGGTGACGGCACTACGACGCACGGTGCCGGCCCACGTGTCCGCGGCACTCGCCAAGGCGTTGGAGAAGCTGCCGGCCGATCGCTTTGCGACGGCCAAGGCGTTCGCGGATGCGCTGGCCGATGAGCACTTCACGACGCGCACCACGGCCGGGACTGCCACGGCGTCCAGGAGTGCGGACAACCGTCTCGTGATGGTGCTTGGTGCGGCGCTGGTCTTGGCGGTGGCGTTCGGTATCTGGGGGGCGATGCGTCCGGGTGCGACGCCGCAGCCAAGTGCATACGCGGTGGCCCTGCCCAACAACGCTCAGCCGACGCCGAACGGGTTTGTCGTCCTGTCCCCAGACGCGTCGCGCATCATCTACCTCGGGCCGTCGGAGAACGGGCGCGCCGAGCGGAAGCTGTGGATGAAGCGGCGCGATGCCGTGGCGCCCGTCGCGATCACCGACACGGACGCCGCCAACGCAGCTGCGATCTCGCCGGACGGCAAGCAGCTCGCGTATGTGACCGGGGACTTTATTCGGCGAATGGCCGTCGATGGCCGCACGAGTTCGATCGTGGCCACTGGCGTAGCCAATGTGCCGTACAGCGTCTCGTGGCAAGACGATACGACGCTCGTGTACATCGGCGGCAGCGGCCAGAGCCTGATGCGCGTTGGCCAGTCCGGCGGCACGCCCGCCACACTGATGCGTTCGGACTCGCTGCAGTTCTGGGGCGTGTCGAGCCTTCCTGGGCGACGCGGCATCCTGATGATGGGCTGCCTGGCGCCCTGCGACCGCTCTGACGTTTGGATCCTCGATGCCGACGGCGAGAACCCGCAGGTGCTGGCCGAGGATCGGCGCATCGCCGTCTATCTGGAGGGGGGCGCGCTGCTGAGCGTCAATCGGAGCGCCGTCGCCACGGTGCAGCCGCTCGACCTGCGGTCACGCACAGTGAACGGGCCCGAGGTGGCGGTGATGGATAGCATCGCGATCGTCGGTTCCACGGTGTACCTCGCCGTGTCCAGGAACGGGACCCTCGTCACGCGCCGCGGGAGCAACTCCCAGATGAGTGAGTTGGAGCTTGCGTTCTTTGACCGCCGTGGCAGGGAGGAGCGGCCGGACACGAGCTTCACCTTCCGCGTGACGCAGTTCGCCGGCGATCACGGCTGGTCCCTCTCGCCGGACGGCCGCCGCTTGGCCATTGGCCTGAACACCGGCTCCGGCGACGATGTCTGGGTGAAGTCCCTGCCGCGCGGACCGGCGCAGCGGATCACGTTCAGCACGCAGGCGGAACGACGCCCGCGCTGGTCGCCCGACGGACGCTACGTGACCTATGTGATGGATGACGGCATTCATATGCGGCGCGCGGACGGAACCGGCGGCGACTCGCTCCTGATCGCGGAGCGACTCAACGAAGGCGCCATCTCACCCGACGGCAAGTGGCTGGTGCTGCGACGCGGGGCGCTTGGCGCCGTCTCCGGCGGTCGCGACATCTACGGCGTACGGCTCGATGGGGATACCACGCGGGTGCCGCTTATCGTGACGCCGTATGACGAGAATGCCTTCATGATCTCGCCGGACGGCCGTTGGATTGCCTACGAGTCGGACGAGACCGGGCGCCAGGAAATCTTCGTGCGGCCGTTCCCGGAGACGCGCGAGAACAAGGTGCAGGTCTCGGTGGACGGCGCGATCACGCCTGCGTGGTCCCGGGATGGACGCGAGCTCTACTTCGTCCGTGCGCGTGACAACGTAATGATGGCGGCGCGGGTCCAGCCCGGCCCCGAGTTCCGCACGGCTGCAGCGGAGTCCCTGTTCGTGCTCCCGCAGGCGACCAGCAATCTCTTGCGCAGCTGGTACACGCCGTACGACGTGATGGCGGACGGTCGCTTCATCCTGGTTCGTGCGGGGACGCAGGTCGAGTACCTGAGCAGCCGCCCCATCGAGGTCTTCGAGAACTGGTGGGATCCAAAGACGGCCGCGCTGCGGCGCTGA
- a CDS encoding YggT family protein → MAELIRGIDRLIEALRGGFTLVLLVGVALATVAWLERSRRVNAFSALAKFARRVCDPLIAPIEKRTARFGGTHENAPWIALLVLLLFGALFVGVLGFVRDLLVTTYYAGSRGPGGLLRLALSSAIAIVQIAVIARVVMSWFGGTYSRLGRLAFTLSEWLLAPLRRVIPPIRMIDITPLVAYFGLSLLRGVVLGSL, encoded by the coding sequence ATGGCCGAGCTGATTCGCGGGATCGATCGTCTCATCGAAGCGCTGCGCGGCGGCTTCACCCTCGTGCTGCTTGTCGGCGTGGCGCTGGCGACAGTGGCCTGGCTCGAGCGCTCGCGCCGCGTCAACGCATTCTCGGCGCTGGCGAAGTTCGCGCGTCGCGTCTGCGATCCGCTGATCGCACCCATCGAGAAGCGCACGGCACGCTTTGGCGGCACGCACGAGAACGCGCCGTGGATCGCGCTGCTCGTGCTGCTGCTCTTTGGCGCGCTCTTCGTCGGCGTGCTCGGATTCGTGCGCGACCTGCTCGTCACCACCTACTACGCGGGCTCCCGCGGGCCGGGTGGCCTGCTGCGGCTCGCGCTTTCGTCCGCCATTGCGATCGTGCAGATCGCCGTCATCGCACGCGTGGTGATGAGTTGGTTCGGCGGCACGTACTCGCGGCTCGGACGCCTCGCGTTCACGCTCTCCGAGTGGCTCCTCGCGCCGCTGCGGCGGGTGATCCCTCCGATCCGCATGATCGACATCACGCCACTGGTGGCGTACTTCGGGTTGTCGTTGCTGCGCGGCGTCGTGCTCGGGTCACTCTAG
- a CDS encoding aldehyde dehydrogenase family protein, translating into MSQLVDQQVGSQPALDAEALVGQAVARARAAQPSWAATPVAERMRVIARFREALVRRRHEVAQVVSDEIGRSAVGALIMDVLVTLEFVAWTQAKTPRFLRARWRRLPGALFARKRVREEKLPLGVVGIITPWNYPFFMPASCALPALATGNAVVLKPSELTPRGGAILGELFREAGLPDGVLQVVQGDGRVGAALARADIDKMFFTGSVTSGRKVAEACAARLVPCSLELGGSDPAIVLADADLQHAADGICWSRFANAGQTCVAAKRVFVEASVYDEFLRRLKTSVESVRVGAPTRDVGIEIGPLIHDAAADQIGGQLGDALAKGAQVYAQAAAPPRADGAFFPPTVITGVDDSMRVMREETFGPLLPVIKVRDADEAIARANDSLFGLSASVWTRDRARAAALARRLQCGTVMVNDASSVVGAPDVAYGGVKQSGIGRAHGMAGLEACVRSTAVADDLFTGWRQPWWYHYGAKRLAQLDDYVEFAHGNSLWRRLRAIPGVLRMVFSSKEDA; encoded by the coding sequence ATGTCCCAGCTCGTGGACCAGCAGGTTGGCAGCCAACCGGCCCTCGACGCGGAAGCCCTTGTCGGCCAAGCCGTTGCGCGGGCGCGCGCTGCCCAGCCCTCGTGGGCGGCCACGCCCGTCGCCGAGCGGATGCGGGTCATTGCCCGGTTTCGCGAGGCGCTGGTGCGACGGCGGCACGAGGTCGCACAGGTCGTCAGCGACGAGATCGGTCGCTCCGCGGTCGGGGCGCTCATTATGGATGTGCTGGTCACGCTGGAGTTCGTGGCCTGGACCCAGGCAAAGACCCCGCGATTCCTGCGTGCCCGTTGGCGTCGGCTTCCGGGTGCGTTGTTCGCCCGCAAGCGCGTGCGCGAGGAGAAGCTTCCACTGGGTGTGGTCGGCATCATCACGCCGTGGAACTATCCGTTCTTCATGCCGGCGTCCTGCGCACTGCCGGCCCTCGCCACCGGCAACGCGGTGGTGCTCAAGCCCAGCGAGCTGACGCCGCGCGGTGGTGCAATCCTCGGCGAGCTGTTTCGAGAGGCGGGCCTACCCGACGGCGTGCTGCAGGTCGTACAAGGCGATGGGCGAGTGGGCGCAGCGCTGGCGCGCGCCGACATCGACAAGATGTTCTTCACCGGCAGCGTGACCTCGGGTCGCAAGGTCGCCGAGGCCTGCGCGGCGCGGCTGGTGCCCTGCTCGCTGGAGCTTGGCGGCAGCGACCCGGCGATCGTGCTCGCGGACGCCGACCTGCAGCACGCAGCGGATGGCATCTGCTGGTCGCGCTTCGCAAACGCGGGGCAGACCTGCGTGGCGGCCAAGCGCGTGTTCGTGGAAGCGTCCGTGTACGACGAGTTCCTGCGGCGGCTCAAGACCTCCGTGGAGTCCGTGCGTGTGGGCGCTCCGACGCGTGACGTCGGCATCGAGATTGGACCGCTGATCCACGACGCTGCGGCCGACCAGATTGGCGGGCAGCTTGGTGATGCGCTGGCGAAGGGCGCACAGGTCTACGCGCAGGCGGCAGCACCGCCGCGCGCGGACGGCGCCTTCTTCCCGCCAACCGTGATCACCGGAGTGGACGACTCGATGCGCGTGATGCGCGAGGAGACCTTTGGGCCCCTGCTCCCCGTGATCAAGGTGCGCGACGCCGACGAGGCAATCGCCCGCGCGAACGATTCGCTCTTTGGATTGTCGGCCAGCGTGTGGACGCGCGACCGCGCGCGCGCCGCGGCACTGGCGCGCCGGCTTCAGTGCGGCACGGTGATGGTCAACGACGCGTCGTCGGTGGTGGGCGCGCCGGACGTCGCCTACGGCGGCGTGAAACAAAGCGGTATCGGCCGTGCACACGGGATGGCCGGCCTCGAGGCCTGCGTGCGAAGCACCGCCGTGGCCGACGACCTGTTCACCGGCTGGCGTCAGCCCTGGTGGTACCACTACGGCGCCAAGCGGCTCGCCCAGCTCGACGACTACGTGGAGTTCGCGCACGGCAACTCTTTGTGGCGACGCCTGCGCGCGATTCCGGGCGTGCTGCGGATGGTGTTTTCCTCGAAGGAGGATGCGTAG
- a CDS encoding RNA polymerase sigma factor — MSDTPPNSSIDPTLPLRAKAGDRQAFAQLVDVTYQRSLRFALHMLGNREDAEEAVQDTFVRVYQNLDRFRADARFEPWLFRILANRCRTLLEKRKRHSSVIQYGDVPERFGATEDESSEWVEEIYRVLDAMPAEQREAFLLRHVEDMPYEDIAAITGVRLSALRMRVKRACDVLRARLTEVMKDG; from the coding sequence ATGTCCGACACCCCGCCCAATTCATCGATCGATCCAACGCTCCCCCTCCGCGCCAAGGCGGGGGACCGGCAGGCATTCGCCCAGCTGGTGGACGTCACGTACCAACGCTCCTTGCGCTTCGCCCTGCACATGCTCGGCAATCGCGAGGATGCCGAGGAGGCGGTGCAGGACACGTTCGTGCGGGTCTACCAGAATCTGGATCGGTTCCGCGCCGATGCGCGCTTCGAGCCCTGGTTGTTCCGGATCCTGGCCAACCGCTGCCGCACGCTGCTGGAGAAGCGCAAGCGGCACTCGAGCGTGATCCAGTACGGCGATGTGCCGGAGCGCTTCGGCGCGACGGAGGATGAAAGCTCGGAGTGGGTCGAGGAGATCTATCGCGTCCTCGACGCCATGCCGGCCGAACAACGCGAAGCGTTCCTCCTGCGACACGTGGAGGACATGCCATACGAGGATATCGCGGCCATCACAGGCGTCCGCCTGAGTGCGCTGCGTATGCGAGTGAAACGGGCCTGCGACGTACTGCGGGCACGCCTGACGGAGGTCATGAAGGATGGATGA
- a CDS encoding isoamylase early set domain-containing protein, producing MDEMEQKDLVIDRVRASLQNAPGAEADPRAVARLLSAAWEAPRPSAWRRMLDAWRFPSFSGLGAGALATGALVVGFVTRGAVTPNAPAEPVAASGAPTGEFPIVQNVAYDAAELRVPTEFVFEHGEARSVSLVGDFNGWKDGTHELVRLPNGMWTTTVPLPPGRHVYSFMVDGTLLVADPRAPKAGDADYGHEGSVVMVFAR from the coding sequence ATGGATGAAATGGAGCAGAAGGACCTGGTGATCGATCGAGTGCGCGCATCGTTGCAGAACGCCCCCGGCGCCGAGGCCGACCCGCGCGCCGTCGCGCGGTTGCTGTCGGCGGCCTGGGAAGCACCGCGCCCCTCAGCGTGGCGCCGGATGCTTGATGCCTGGCGCTTTCCCTCCTTCTCGGGCCTTGGGGCTGGCGCGCTGGCAACCGGCGCGCTGGTGGTCGGTTTCGTGACGCGCGGCGCGGTGACGCCGAACGCGCCCGCCGAGCCTGTGGCGGCCTCCGGCGCGCCGACGGGCGAGTTCCCAATTGTACAGAACGTGGCCTACGATGCCGCCGAGTTGCGCGTGCCCACGGAGTTCGTGTTCGAGCACGGCGAGGCGCGGTCCGTCTCGCTGGTGGGTGATTTCAATGGTTGGAAGGACGGGACGCACGAGCTCGTGCGGCTCCCGAACGGGATGTGGACCACCACGGTACCCCTGCCGCCAGGGCGGCACGTGTACTCCTTCATGGTTGACGGTACATTGCTCGTGGCCGATCCCCGCGCGCCCAAGGCGGGCGACGCGGACTACGGCCACGAGGGGTCTGTCGTGATGGTCTTCGCCCGATGA
- a CDS encoding glycogen-binding domain-containing protein — protein sequence MIRARRAALGLVLLGAPVTGGAQAVSDLRVEAGFASVKQRGFDAENAVLLAALWRRPSEAFTLLTSANLTYAADSLAAAQGVAALDIPWNVSERLRTEVGVAGASFSLRSAGRGGNVNAFARQHFVGLTGGAFGGFALAGTNRDDVSSRSWLADLGAWYRWEHLYLSGTVTRRTSSDWPLLLASGVFRNPDDERYELLDAQVLLQARNGPHDFTLSFTQRDGIGGTNARFQALSASGTLQFTERVAILASGGRQLADPLRGLPQADLLTVSMRLSLGSKPLPVMQRSAIASAEVIRQVGGGGELVVRVFASDTMLVDVAGDFSDWRPVQMQREGSFWVARVPLRPGKYRVAVRVNLGPWRAPRNLARVRDDYGGESGLVVVP from the coding sequence GTGATCCGAGCGCGCCGCGCGGCGCTCGGGTTGGTCCTTCTCGGCGCCCCCGTCACCGGGGGCGCCCAAGCCGTTTCCGACCTCCGCGTCGAAGCCGGCTTTGCCTCCGTCAAGCAGCGAGGATTCGACGCCGAGAACGCGGTGCTGCTCGCGGCCCTCTGGCGACGACCGAGCGAGGCATTCACCCTGCTGACCAGCGCCAATCTCACCTACGCGGCGGATTCCCTCGCCGCGGCCCAGGGAGTTGCCGCGTTGGACATTCCTTGGAACGTGAGCGAGCGCCTGCGCACCGAGGTCGGTGTCGCAGGCGCTTCGTTTTCGCTGCGCTCGGCCGGCCGCGGCGGCAACGTGAACGCCTTCGCTCGGCAGCACTTCGTCGGTCTCACCGGCGGGGCGTTCGGCGGCTTTGCGCTGGCCGGCACCAATCGCGACGATGTGAGTAGTCGCTCGTGGCTTGCCGACCTCGGCGCCTGGTATCGCTGGGAGCATCTCTATTTGAGCGGGACGGTCACGCGCAGGACGTCATCCGACTGGCCGCTGTTGTTGGCCTCGGGTGTGTTCCGGAATCCCGACGACGAGCGCTACGAGCTGCTCGATGCCCAGGTGCTCCTACAGGCCCGCAACGGCCCCCACGACTTCACGCTTTCCTTCACGCAGCGCGATGGCATCGGCGGGACCAATGCGCGCTTCCAGGCGCTGAGCGCGAGTGGAACGCTGCAGTTCACTGAACGCGTGGCCATCCTTGCCTCGGGCGGACGTCAGCTCGCGGATCCGCTGCGCGGACTGCCGCAGGCGGACCTGCTGACAGTCTCGATGCGTCTCTCGCTCGGCTCCAAGCCGCTGCCCGTGATGCAACGCTCGGCCATCGCAAGTGCAGAGGTGATCCGCCAAGTCGGCGGCGGCGGTGAGCTCGTGGTGCGCGTGTTCGCCAGCGACACGATGCTGGTGGACGTAGCCGGCGACTTCAGCGACTGGCGACCCGTGCAGATGCAGCGCGAGGGTAGCTTCTGGGTTGCGCGCGTCCCGCTGCGGCCCGGCAAGTACCGCGTGGCCGTGCGCGTGAACCTCGGTCCCTGGCGCGCGCCGCGAAACCTCGCGCGTGTGCGCGACGACTACGGCGGCGAGTCCGGGCTGGTGGTGGTACCTTAG